The Populus trichocarpa isolate Nisqually-1 chromosome 2, P.trichocarpa_v4.1, whole genome shotgun sequence genome has a window encoding:
- the LOC7478848 gene encoding uncharacterized protein LOC7478848, whose protein sequence is MDKIEHQTVATNGINMHIASIGTGPVILFLHGFPELWYSWRHQLLSLSSLGYRCIAPDLRGYGDTDAPKNVREYTIFHIVGDLVGLIDSLGIDKVFLVGHDWGSTVAWYFCLLRPDRIKALVNMSVVFQPRNPHKSSVQISRELFGDDFYICRIQEPGEVEEDFAQMDTASIITRFLTSRDPKPPCIPKEVGFRGIPYNPNLPSWLSEKDINYYAGKFNQTGFTGGLNYYRCLDLNWELMAAWTGLQIKVPVKFIVGDVDLTYHIPGVKEYISKGGLKKYVPFLQEVVVMEGVAHFLNQEKPEEVSEHIYDFIKKF, encoded by the exons ATGGATAAGATAGAGCACCAAACTGTAGCCACAAATGGCATAAACATGCACATAGCATCAATTGGTACAGGCCCAGTAATCCTATTCCTCCATGGCTTCCCTGAGCTCTGGTACTCATGGAGACACCAGCTCCTATCTCTCTCCTCCCTTGGATACCGTTGCATAGCCCCTGACCTTCGTGGTTACGGTGATACTGACGCGCCGAAGAATGTTAGAGAGTACACAATATTCCACATCGTGGGCGACCTTGTAGGGTTGATAGACTCTCTGGGCATTGATAAGGTGTTTTTGGTGGGCCATGATTGGGGGTCAACGGTGGCTTGGTATTTTTGCTTGTTGAGGCCTGACAGAATTAAGGCCTTGGTTAACATGAGTGTTGTGTTTCAGCCCAGGAATCCACACAAGAGTTCTGTTCAGATAAGCAGAGAATTATTTGGTGATGATTTTTATATCTGCAGGATTCAG GAACCTGGAGAGGTTGAAGAAGACTTCGCTCAAATGGATACTGCAAGTATAATTACAAGATTTCTGACCTCTCGTGATCCAAAGCCGCCTTGTATACCTAAAGAAGTAGGATTCAGAGGTATACCTTACAATCCAAATTTGCCTTCTTGGCTGTCAGAAAAAGACATCAACTATTATGCTGGCAAATTCAATCAGACAGGCTTCACTGGAGGATTGAACTACTATCGATGCTTGGACCT AAACTGGGAGCTGATGGCAGCATGGACTGGGTTACAAATTAAAGTACCCGTTAAGTTTATCGTGGGTGATGTGGACCTTACCTATCATATTCCTGGAGTTAAAGAATACATAAGCAAAGGTGGCTTGAAAAAATATGTTCCCTTCTTGCAAGAAGTAGTTGTAATGGAAGGAGTAGCTCACTTTCTCAACCAAGAAAAGCCAGAGGAAGTTAGCGAACACATATACGATTTCATCAAGAAGTTTTAA
- the LOC7487794 gene encoding 60S ribosomal protein L18-2: MGIDLKAGGKSKKTKRTAPKSDDIYLKLLVKLYRFLVRRTGSKFNAVILKRLFMSKINKPPLSLSRLITFMKGKEDKIAVVVGTITDDIRVYEVPALKVTALRFTETARARIEKAGGECLTFDQLALRAPLGQNTVLLRGPKNAREAVKHFGPAPGVPHSHTKPYIRSKGRKFEKARGKRNSKGFRV; this comes from the exons ATG GGTATTGATTTGAAGGCCGGTGGAAAGAGTAAGAAGACTAAGAGAACAGCTCCAAAGTCCGATGATATCTACCTCAAGCTCCTCGTCAAG TTGTACCGGTTTTTGGTGAGGAGGACAGGCAGCAAGTTCAATGCGGTGATACTGAAGAGACTCTTCATGAGCAAGATCAACAAgcctcctctttctctctctcgttTGATCACTTTCATGAAGGGCAAG GAAGACAAGATTGCCGTTGTTGTTGGGACTATAACTGATGATATTAGGGTTTATGAGGTCCCTGCTCTCAAGGTTACTGCCTTGAGGTTCACCGAAACTGCTCGTGCTAGGATTGAGAAGGCAGGTGGAGAATGCTTGACTTTTGACCAACTTGCTCTTCGTGCTCCTCTTGGTCAGAACACG GTTCTCCTCAGAGGTCCCAAGAATGCTCGTGAGGCTGTGAAACACTTTGGACCAGCTCCTGGTGTGCCACACAGCCACACAAAGCCCTACATACGGTCAAAGGGAAGGAAATTTGAGAAGGCTAGGGGTAAAAGGAATAGCAAGGGATTTAGGGTTTGA